In the genome of Thiorhodovibrio winogradskyi, the window GTAAGGTACTGGTGTCCGGTGTGGAACGCTACCAGGGGCGTCTGGATGGCGAGATTCGCATCGAACTCTGGTCCATCACCCAATCCGAGCGCAGCTCGATGGGGCTGCCGGGTGAGTTTCCCAATGGCAGCAATGCCTATCCTGGCATGAGCACACGCTCGCTTGAGGTCGGCGGGCGTGCCATCCTGACTGACAGCGAAGGCTATTTGGTTGATCCCGGCGACTGGTCGGAAGCCTTCGCGCGCGCCCAGGCGGCGGCAGAGGATCTCAGTCTGAACGCCCGCCACTGGGAGATGATTCGCTTTCTGCGTACGCATTTCGCTCGTCATGGCACCCAGGCGACGGTGCGCGAGATGATCGCTCATTTTCGCCCGCTGTGGGGCGCTGAGGTGGGTGGCAATCGTGGCCTGCATCGTCTGTTTCCGCGCGGCGGGCCGCAAAAGCAAGGTAACCGGCTGGCCGGCTTGCTGCGTACCAAGGGGGAGCACTGAATCGGCGTCGCCGCGGCCCAGCCGGAGCCGCCCGCACTGTCCGGCTGTCACGATAAAGGAGGTATTCGATGCCTGAGCACGCCTCATCCGTTCCGCGCCGAAGCATGGACAGGGCCATGGCATTCCCGGAACAGTTCGCCACGGAGATTCTAATCGATCATTCAAACCACGAGGATCAGGCCGAGACTGACGCCCAAGGTTACCTGCGCGACCCGGCTGATTGGTCGGAGACCTTCGCCCGCATCCAGGCGGCGCGCGAAGGCTTGCGGTTGACACCAAGGCACTGGGCGGTGATTCGTCATCTGCGCGGATGTTACGCCCGGCATGGGCTGCCCATGAGCTGTCTTGATCTGGATACGATATTGCATTTCCGTGCCAGATGGCCACGAGCCGCTGGTCAGCCGCGTTGGTTTCCCGACCTCTTTCCTGCAGGCGGACTCAGCGAACAAGGTCATCGGCTGGCGGGCTTACCTCGCGGTAAATCCTTAATCGGGCTGCGGTTGAATCAGTCAACCTTCCCGACCTAACCGAGCGTGAAAAAAACCAAGGACTTCTGCAACTGCAGCGCCTGAGCGCTGAGTTACTCAATGCCAGCGAAGGTTTCCTCCACCCCGGGGTCTGCAAAGCATCGGGGGCTGCTAGTGTCCCACTCGCGCTGGCGGTTGCAATTGATCTGAATCAATGACGCGAACAAGCGTCTGGCTCAAGGCCAGCCCTTTTTGATCAGGCCCAGCGTGGCGAGCAGATCGCCAACTCGGGTTTCACCGCTTAGCGACCTGGGCGCCCGGCGTTCCGGTCTCGACCGCCGTCACCGCGCGCCGCAAGCCGGGTAACAGGCGGATGATCAGCTTCTCCACCTCGACCACCAGGAAGAAAAGCAGACCACCGAGGAACAGCCAGGGCCAGACGTGCAGCGGAACCGCCTCGGTTTTGAACAACAGCTGCAAGGGCGGAGCATAGGTGAAGAGCGCTTGCAGCGCCACCACGGCCAGGATGCCGAGCGGCAGGTAGCCATTGCCAAGATGGGCGCGCAGCGACAAGGACGAATCCACCAGGTAGCGACTGTTGAGCAGATAGAAAATCTGGCCGATGGTGATGGCATTCACGGCGACGGTGCGCGCCAACTCATCTGAGGCGCCTTGCCCGACCATCCAGAAGAAGCGGCGAGTGTGTAGCCGAGCAGTACCAGGCCGACGAAAACCACCCGCCAGATGCCAAAACCGGTGAGGATCGGGCGGTCCACCGCGCGCGGGGAGCGGCGCATGACATCACGCTCGTGGGGCTCGAAGGCGATGACCAGCCCCAGCGCCACCGAGGTGACCATTTTGACCCGGAGCACCTGCGGAGCGGTGATCGGAAGGGTGAAACCGACAAAGATGGCCGCCGCGATCACCAGCGCCTGGGCGACGTTGGTGGGCAGTATGAAGAGAATCGCCTTCGAGATGTTCAGGCAACCTGATCTCCTAGAATCGACGCTGAACCTGATTTCAGCACTAACTTCCGACAACCCTTGCAGCCTTTCGATCTCCTCCTGCAGCGCCGCTTTTTTGCGCACAAAGGGCTCGACATGCTTGGGCTCCATGGTGTCATCGAGCGTCATCTCCCCGAAACCCGCCAGACGCCGGGTGAGTTTTCCGGTAACGGAGCGAACCTCCCCATCAAGTTGGCGGTAGTCAGGGTTCACCACCTCGATGGGGTCGGAAATCACCTCGGTGCCATTGATCCCACTCGGTTGTCGATAGCGAAGCGATTCGATAAAGGGCAGGCGGGCTAAGGCCATGAAGCCAAGCAGCAGCAAGAGGCTATCGAGACTGTAATAACATTGGGGCAATTCCAAATGGCCCCGTCTTCTTCGCTGAAAGCCAAGTTGTCGGTGATCTCCGTGACTCCATGGGGAAATAACGGCAACTGCATTTGTGGCATCGGTTTGGATGCAAGGCGCAAGTGGGATCGGACTCGCCGCGTGCTCCTCCGCGGCGCTGCAAGGGTATCTTCGCAAAATCCAGCAACGCTGTGACTTTGCGACCGGCTCGGTCCCGGTGTGGCTTTCTAATAGGCCGATTCAACACATTTTTCCGCCAGTCAGGTCAAATCAAGCGGCAGGTCGAGATCAGGTCATCTGAAGGTGCACTTCAAAGCCCTTGATCTGGCCCGGTTCCGGTGCGTTCTCTCCGCATCACCGAGAAAAAAGGAGGTCATGCTCGCCGGGCTTGATCAAGGCCAACGTCAGCGCGGCAACCAGGCTCCGCGGCCCGACGGCCACCTGATGGCCGGGAGCAAGGGAGGGGCGGCTTGGCACGCGGGTGAAGCTAGCATGCGACTAGGATCGCTCGTCGTACGCCGAATCAGCTTGAACGACAAAATGCTGTGCAGAGAGGCTGAATAGCTGAAATACCGGCCTTTTATTGCCCGCGAAAACGGCACAATGGCCGCGCCGTTACTTCTCGAGAGTCACAGGGGATGCCACACTTCATCGCTCGCATTCTGGTGGTCGACGATCAGCCCGCGTCCATCAATCTCTTGCTCGCCTATTTAAAGGATCGCGAGATCGATCTGCTGGTCGCGCAAAACGGCGAGGACGCGCTGCGCATCGCCGCCGATGGCATGCCCGACCTGATCCTGCTCGATGTGATGATGCCGGGCGGCGACGGTTTCGCGATTTGCACGCGGCTCAAGGCCGAGGAGCGGACCGCGCGGATTCCGGTGATTTTTCTCTCGGCGGCGATGGAGACCGAGGACAAGCTGCGCGGCTTCGCCGCCGGCGCGGCTGACTACATCACCAAGCCTTTCTTCGAGCAGGAGGTGCTCGCGCGGGTCTTGGTGCAACTCGGCGACCAGCAGCGGCTGCGGGCGCTGACCAGCCAATCGGTTGACCAGGGGCTTGGCGAAGCGTCTTTCGCATCCAGCGCCAAACGGGATCGGCGCATGCTAAACCAGGCCATCGCCATTCTGACCCGTCAGCTGACCCAGCCACCGAGCGGTATCGATCTGGCCCATCAGGTCGGCACCAATCAGCAGCGGCTCACCCGGGTGTTTCGTGAGCAGGTCGGCATGAGCCCTTATGAATATCTGCAACAGTTGCGGCTGGAGCGCGGTCGCGGCTTGCTGAATGACACCGACTTGCAGGTGCAACTCATCGCTGACCGGGTTGGCTACCGCAACGCCGGCGATTTTACCAGGGCATTCCGCCGCCATTTTGGCGTCACGCCTCGGCAGTACCGCCAGGACGCCATGCAGGGCGAGGACGCTTAGGATGAGCGCATGATGCCCTGCCTGGCCAACGCAATCATGGATCCGCAACCATCGAGCAAAGCATTCATGCGCGAGCCTTCGTTCGGTCTGACCCTGGCGTTCCCTTTCCTGACGTTGATCGCGGCTGGGTGTCAATCGCTACCGTCGCCGCATGGCAACCGGAGCATGAACGACAGCCAGCTTGGCCCGGCGCTGGCGGAATCCATTGACGTGATCGCGCACAGCGGCCATCGTTCGGATGCACTGACGCGCGCCCAGGTCCGACATCGACATCTTCTGGCGCGGCATTTGCCGAGACTGCTTGCGGAGGCGAAGGCGGAAGGCAGCGACAAGGCGGATCCGTCACCCGATTCAAACGAGCTCGATCAGATCGCGTCCGTCGTTGATTCCGGAGGATCGCCCGATGGACTCAAACGCGCCGGTATCGGTGTGCCCTTGGTGGTTAGGCGAGCGGCACGCGATGATCCGAACGCGCCGCGATTCGGTTATCACCTGGCGGCCACCCTTGTCGCCCAGCCGGACGAGAAGCCGGATCACCAGAGGCAGGTCGTCGGACAGACTTGGCCCGTCGGGGGCGCAACGGCGAAGGTGCCTGAGGAAATATCTGGGGAAACAACGGGTGAGGCCGCTGGCTGCTGCCAGGTTGACCTTGTGGACCCACGGCGGGTGGCGCGAGTGCCAACCACAACGGGCACACTGCCGGTGGCCATGGATCTCTATGCGCCCATCCAGGCCACAAGAGCCACGAATGTCGCACCCATGGCCGCCGTGGGCAATCTCTTACGTCCGGGTCGCTTCACCGACGAGCCGCGCATCATCTTCCTGCAGCCGTTCGACGCGAACAAAACCCCAGTCGTGCTGGTTCATGGTCTGCTGTCAACGCCTTGGGTTTGGAAGCCCTTGGTCACCGAACTGCTGGGCGATCCGCGCATCCGTGATTGCTGCCAGTTCTGGTTCTTCTACTATCCAACCGGTCAGCCCGTTCCGCTGTCCGCGCTGCAATTGCGTCAAGCGCTCGACGATGCGGTCGCACGCACGCAATTGAACCGCAAGATGATTCTCATCGGCCACAGCATGGGCGGCATTCTGTCACGCGTACAGGTCTCGCGCCTTGAGCCCGCTCGCGCCGAGCAGGTCTTTCCAGGTGTTTCCGAGCTGTCCGCAGACAACCGCGTGCGCCAGGCCTTGATCTTCGTGCCTCGCGCCGATGTCTCGCGGGTGGTCTTTCTCTTCGTGCCCCACCGCGGCAGCGCGCTTGCTTCCAATGGTC includes:
- a CDS encoding TusE/DsrC/DsvC family sulfur relay protein, translated to MIAVSIAMKTNHEPLKRTPVALWLDTEENPSPPVLTDREGWARFDASAASGKVLVSGVERYQGRLDGEIRIELWSITQSERSSMGLPGEFPNGSNAYPGMSTRSLEVGGRAILTDSEGYLVDPGDWSEAFARAQAAAEDLSLNARHWEMIRFLRTHFARHGTQATVREMIAHFRPLWGAEVGGNRGLHRLFPRGGPQKQGNRLAGLLRTKGEH
- a CDS encoding esterase/lipase family protein; translated protein: MREPSFGLTLAFPFLTLIAAGCQSLPSPHGNRSMNDSQLGPALAESIDVIAHSGHRSDALTRAQVRHRHLLARHLPRLLAEAKAEGSDKADPSPDSNELDQIASVVDSGGSPDGLKRAGIGVPLVVRRAARDDPNAPRFGYHLAATLVAQPDEKPDHQRQVVGQTWPVGGATAKVPEEISGETTGEAAGCCQVDLVDPRRVARVPTTTGTLPVAMDLYAPIQATRATNVAPMAAVGNLLRPGRFTDEPRIIFLQPFDANKTPVVLVHGLLSTPWVWKPLVTELLGDPRIRDCCQFWFFYYPTGQPVPLSALQLRQALDDAVARTQLNRKMILIGHSMGGILSRVQVSRLEPARAEQVFPGVSELSADNRVRQALIFVPRADVSRVVFLFVPHRGSALASNGLGALAIRLIRLPDTLLKETEYAFGQLAGHQSQRLPTSIHGLSPRSAFMRALNTTTPSVPTHSIIGNRGRGDGSRGSDGVVPVRSARLPSASSELVVPTGHGGFGHPAAVDEIKRIILMDVAQGQTRNGADTHARALAAQLENSRIR
- a CDS encoding TusE/DsrC/DsvC family sulfur relay protein; translation: MAFPEQFATEILIDHSNHEDQAETDAQGYLRDPADWSETFARIQAAREGLRLTPRHWAVIRHLRGCYARHGLPMSCLDLDTILHFRARWPRAAGQPRWFPDLFPAGGLSEQGHRLAGLPRGKSLIGLRLNQSTFPT
- a CDS encoding response regulator; protein product: MPHFIARILVVDDQPASINLLLAYLKDREIDLLVAQNGEDALRIAADGMPDLILLDVMMPGGDGFAICTRLKAEERTARIPVIFLSAAMETEDKLRGFAAGAADYITKPFFEQEVLARVLVQLGDQQRLRALTSQSVDQGLGEASFASSAKRDRRMLNQAIAILTRQLTQPPSGIDLAHQVGTNQQRLTRVFREQVGMSPYEYLQQLRLERGRGLLNDTDLQVQLIADRVGYRNAGDFTRAFRRHFGVTPRQYRQDAMQGEDA